Below is a genomic region from Triticum dicoccoides isolate Atlit2015 ecotype Zavitan chromosome 5A, WEW_v2.0, whole genome shotgun sequence.
CTCTGCCTCTGCCTCTCTCTCCCCACGACGCACCGCCCCGCCCCGCACCGGCCGGCGACGAAGCCGGAGCTCCGCTCCCGACTCCCGAGACGATGTCGGCCGCCGCCGGCAGCTCNNNNNNNNNNNNNNNNNNNNNNNNNNNNNNNNNNNNNNNNNNNNNNNNNNNNNNNNNNNNNNNNNNNNNNNNNNNNNNNNNNNNNNNNNNNNNNNNNNNNNNNNNNNNNNNNNNNNNNNNNNNNNNNNNNNNNNNNNNNNNNNNNNNNNNNNNNNNNNNNNNNNNNNNNNNNNNNNNNNNNNNNNNNNNNNNNNNNNNNNNNNNNNNNNNNNNNNNNNNNNNNNNNNNNNNNNNNATGATCTGTCACAGCAGGGGCTCGATCCTGGCCGGATCGAGGCCAAGTAGCGCTGCTTTAGATGTGTAGCACCTCTCCAATGGCGCCGGTCGCGTGATGCGAGAGGTCCCTGCAGTTTGGCTGGCTGCATCGTTTCTCTGCTCTGCTCCAGGGCTGAGAAGCACGCGTTTACTGCAGTGTCTGTGTCCTTTTCTTCGGGAGTTCAGGTTGGGTATTGCAGAAGGCAGGGGTAAGGTCCCTAGATTCGAAAACATCATGCTGCATGTTGCTACTGAAATGTTGATGCTCTGTCAGAGAACTAGTAGAACAATAAATGAAACGTTGATGCTAAACAGAAACAGAAGCATATTTTTTTtacctgttctgtttttgacagcgggCGCAGAAACATTGGGCTTAAAGTTTGTTAGAAGAAGTGATAGGCCACATGTAGCTGGGATGAGCACTGGGGGCTCAGCTGGATAGCACAGTAGTAGAGCCATGGTTGTTTAATGCATGCTAGGAGTAAGATTATTATCAGTATGTTTGCTTGCTGTAACTTTGATTGCTTTGCTTTTTTCTAACCAAAGGTTGGAAGGAAAGGTTGCGCTGGTCACCGGTGGCGCTTCAGGTATCGGCGAAGCCATCGTCCGCCTCTTCAGACAGCACGGCGCCAAGGTTTGCATAGCGGATGTCCAGGATGAAGCCGGTCAGCAGCTCTGCGACTCCCTCGGAGGCGACCCCGATGTCCTGTTCGTCCACTGCGACGTCACTGTGGAGGAGGACATAAGCCGGGCCGTCGATGCGGCGGCCGAGAAGTTTGGCACCCTCGACATCATGGTCAACAATGCCGGCATTACGGGCGACAAGGTCACCGATATCCGGAACCTCGActttgctgatgtcaagaaggtgTTCGACATCAACGTGCACGGCATGCTGCTCGGCATGAAACACGCGGCGCGTGTCATGATCCCGAGCAAGAAGGGGTCCATTGTCTCATTGGCGAGCGTTGCTAGCGTGATCGGAGGGATGGGGCCTCATGCTTACACCGCGTCGAAGCACGCGGTGGTGGGTCTCACCAAGAGTGTGGCATTGGAGCTGGGGAGGCACGGCATACGGGTGAACTGCGTGTCGCCGTACGCCGTGCCCACCGCGCTCTCCATGCCGCATTTGCCCCAGGGGGAGCACAAGGGTGATGCAGTGAGGGACTTCCTGGCGTTTGTGGGCAGTGAGGCAAACCTGAAAGGTGTTGATCTGCTGCCTAAGGATGTTGCTGAGGCGGTGCTCTACCTGGCGAGCGACGAAGGGAGGTACATCAGCGCGCTCAACCTCGTGGTCGACGGCGGATTTACATCTGTGAATGGCAACCTGAAAGCGTTTGAGGACTAGTTGAAGATTTTAGCTGCATTTGTTACTTGGTATCTGAAAGCATTTGAGTACCATTTTCTGATTTGCCTGTTTTAGCATGTCAATAAGGTGGGTGATCATGTGTAAAATTTTATAATTATTCTATGTTAGTGCTTAAGGACAGTGTTGATTATTATTGATATTACTCTGTTGAACCTGTGAGATGTGACAGGAGCTTGTATAACGTTCAGTTAGAGTTTCATAAAGACTTCTGTGCCAGTATATCTGCGGGATAGAAACCATTGAGCTTCAAAATTTGAGTCAGAAGCCCTATCAGTTCATATATGATTTTCTCAGAATTTTTGTGCGTGTATATGATAACTGAATATGTGTACAGAAATGGATTTCCAGAGTTGTTATAATGTGTGTTCAGTTCAGAAGAACCTTGAGGCAGGGCCTGTGGTACAACAAACACTAAATTTCATTTATGTCGACGCCAAGAAAGGCTTCTGTCAAATGTATCATCAGTATCAATCACTATATGACACCACACAACAGATATGCTGCTGTCAGCAGTGCTCTCTAAATAGACACTGCAATTATCTTATACATCATTGCTGTTGTCAGCAATGCTCTCTAAATAGACACTGCAATTATCATGTACATCATTGCTGCTGCAATAAACCACTAAGAATTATTCAATATCTAGCCTAGCGCCTTCGTTATCATCAACCGAGGGTTGAGGCGGAGTTACAAAATCTGAATGAGAAACCAAGGGATTGTCCAAGTCAGCGACATCTTTGTTATCTTCAGAGCTGTTAGAAGCAGCTGAGATGGCGTCACCCGATTCTGAATGTGTTCTGTCCACATATGCTTCGGGTAAGGAGCTCTCGGCCACATCAGCATCGCCGTTATGCCGAGCAATCAGATCTTCTCTTCTGACAAAATTAAGTAGAATCCCGTTGGTGGTCCTTCCAGGTTGCAGCAGATCTCCTTCAGACACAGCAATGCTGGTATTGCTATTGTTGCATGACTCTGTTTCAGAAACCTCTGTGCATCTATCTGGACCATCTGGTGTAGTAGCTCTAGAAATGTTGGTTGGATATGGATCTCTAGGAAATGTGGGTCCTGTGAAAATACCTGCATTGCCACCCTCTATTGTATGAACCCCATCGAACTCGGACTCAATCTCGAGATTCTGGATAAAGTTGATGAACTGGTCAGCTGATGAAGTCCTCATCAGAGGCCCACCACTCCTGGTCCATGAGTTTAAGTCGATGGTCTCTGATTCGCTCTCACTTCCATCATGTGACATCTGACGAACATGATGAGACGTGCTTGGCGCACCATCGACTCGAATAGTACCTTGGTGATTGGATGAAATAGCGGCCGCGAAGTGATCTTCCGAGAGAGATCCTGACGAATTCTCTCGACTGATGCAGCTCCATGATGGTACCCTCCTTGGTGTTTTGACTCGAACATTGTCGGTATATCCCTGGGAAGAAGCTGCTGCCCTTTCAATGCTTCTTATTAGCCTTCGTTTGTGGTTGAGGGCTGCTATGGATTCATCCAATGCAAGTTCAATTGCACAGTTTGCTCTGATCGCAGAGATCTTCTCCCATGTGCACCTGCGACCCTGGTTGGCAGCCATTTGGAGTTCTGGATATGTCGGGTTTTGTATAATCTTCAAGTACTGCAAATTTGAAAGATGTAATAAGGTGGACAATTTGAACCCAAAGGACCAGCATTATTGCCTGTATGAGCTATGAAGATTTTATTGACAGAAGTACCTGAGCTACTGTTGCTGGCATAACCATGGTGACATCACCCTCCCAATCCTGAGCAAACAACTTTGCAAGCCCTCCCAGTGGGAGGCCAATTTCTAGAACTTGGTTACATCGATACTTCACCTCCATCTCAGCAAGTCGAGCGAGCTATACAAATTAGATCAGAATTAGACTTGGTAATGCAACAGCTATGAATTGAAATTTGGAAGGGATTGCAATGTCTAGTGTTCAGTGAAGACATGGAATCACAAAAACAAAGTTCTTAGGTAAAAATAGGTACAGATGTATTCGCTACAGAACATTTTCTGGATGTCCTCACACCAAATAACACCAACTCCTACCATTAGCCTTTCAATGCTGCCAAGATATTGCATATATTTAGTAGACAGATCACAGATGTGCATTGTGTAGCAACACGTGGGAAAATGAGCATCTTTTGTGCAGGAAAATGATGAACTAATATTCAAGAGCAAAAGAGCAATTCTAAATTACTTGCAGAAAGAGCTGAAGTCCTGCATGCTAAGATAAACCACACACAAACTATTATTAACTTAACATAATTAAAGGTCAGAAACAAACCTTTCCGGCAAAGCGGCCTCCATAAGCTCTGACAATCTCCTTCATTCGGAGGAGTGGAGAGATGTGAGGATTAGTTTGGCTCACAATGAAATGATTTACATTGAACAACTCCTTCAGTTGCATCATTGGCAAATCCATCTCCAGACTTCCGTCCCTCCACCGGCGCTTTGATGCTCCAGGACCTTGTTCTGGATCTGTGGCAAAGGGCGCATGGAAGGGTACTATGTGGCCAAATCTATCCTTTGCCATCAGCTCCTGAGCTTCAAAGAGGCCCGGGAATGCACAAGAGGCAGTTACAGCACTCCAAATGACAACATGTGGTGATGTCAGGTAGTTGAGGCAGCGCGGTGGCTCATTTTTTCTAGGAGAGCAAACAGTGACCCCAAGAACACGGCCAGTTATGTCATAAGCCTCTTGAAATGTTAAGTTACTTGTGAGATCCCTCAAAAGCCTTTGCATCTGGCTAATGTCATGAAGTGCACCATAAGTCATAACCCGTTTCGTCACAGCAAAAACTCCACCTATCCTATCAAAGAACTTCAAGATCTGTAACGAGTCTATGAAGAAGCTCTCAATCTCAGGCCATGTCCGGGTAGCGACAATTGAGCATATAATGGAACCAACACTTGATCCTGCGACTATCCGAGGCAGAAGCTTATGTTCAACCAAAGTTTTCACTACACCTACATGGAAGGAACCTAGTGAAGCACCCCCACTTAAGAGTAGTGCAGTCCTTCCAAAGGCGTGTCTGGTTTCCTGAACAAAGGCAAGCTTCTCCTCCAAAAGTAACTCATCCGTATCGGATTCACAAACCATTTTCAATTGAGTTGAAACCTCATCAATGAAATCTTTTATAAGTCTAGGCACCTGCATTACAATAGATCAACCGTGTAACCAGAATGGAAGATAGTATAGTTAATTAAACATTTGACAATGCATAATTTTGAGTTGAAAACAGTAATGAACCTTGTTATAGGTTTGTAGCATAGAAACATTCAGCCAACTTTTTTTATAGGAAAATTTGAAAATGCCTTCAGCATAGATACTAAGAAATGGAAGACAGTATAGTTATTTGAGCACTTGACAGTGCATAATTTTTAGTTGAAAACAGTTATAAACCATGTTATTGGTTTGTAACATAGAAACACCTGGCCAACCTTTTATATAGGAACCAAGTATAAGTGTATAACATTCGAAAATGCCTTCGGCATAGATGCTAAGAATAAACGAATGCATATTTAGATACTAGTAGAGAATAAGAATGCAATGACCCAACATATATGCATATTTAGATAATGGAGAATCAAAAGAATGAGATAATTGATTCCTATACTTTCTAAATCTAGCCATTTACCACAACCTTGGTATAGAAAAACATCTTGTAATAGAACAGACAAAAAAGAATGAGAGGTGCTATCATGTCGAATACCTCCAACCTGCCTTTGTGCAGCTCAGGATTACACATGTTCCCCAAGTTCCTGACGAGATCGCCGCGCATGCAGAAGACCACGTCCCGGAGCGatccctcctccctccgccgccggagcTCGTCGAGCCTGCTCCCGATGAGCTCAACGTCGTAGAAGTCCGACTCATTGACCTGGTCGGacattctgtcgagcaccttggCGGCGCGCACCCACTCCTCGTACGTCCCCGCGTACCGCATCGCGCTCTTGCAGAGCTGACGCCGGCGCGCCAGCGCCAGCCGCGAGCGCGccccggagagcttcctgaggagcagcccGAGGAGCACGACCGCGAGGAGGACGCCGTGGGTGTTCCTGAGGTGCAGCCAGGACGCGGCCATGGG
It encodes:
- the LOC119303737 gene encoding zerumbone synthase-like; this translates as MLGVRLLSVCLLAVTLIALLFSNQRLEGKVALVTGGASGIGEAIVRLFRQHGAKVCIADVQDEAGQQLCDSLGGDPDVLFVHCDVTVEEDISRAVDAAAEKFGTLDIMVNNAGITGDKVTDIRNLDFADVKKVFDINVHGMLLGMKHAARVMIPSKKGSIVSLASVASVIGGMGPHAYTASKHAVVGLTKSVALELGRHGIRVNCVSPYAVPTALSMPHLPQGEHKGDAVRDFLAFVGSEANLKGVDLLPKDVAEAVLYLASDEGRYISALNLVVDGGFTSVNGNLKAFED
- the LOC119303738 gene encoding triacylglycerol lipase SDP1-like, whose translation is MEESGEASIGPFRIGPSTLLGRGAALRVLLLSSLWRLRARARTATRAALSRARGAALPMAASWLHLRNTHGVLLAVVLLGLLLRKLSGARSRLALARRRQLCKSAMRYAGTYEEWVRAAKVLDRMSDQVNESDFYDVELIGSRLDELRRRREEGSLRDVVFCMRGDLVRNLGNMCNPELHKGRLEVPRLIKDFIDEVSTQLKMVCESDTDELLLEEKLAFVQETRHAFGRTALLLSGGASLGSFHVGVVKTLVEHKLLPRIVAGSSVGSIICSIVATRTWPEIESFFIDSLQILKFFDRIGGVFAVTKRVMTYGALHDISQMQRLLRDLTSNLTFQEAYDITGRVLGVTVCSPRKNEPPRCLNYLTSPHVVIWSAVTASCAFPGLFEAQELMAKDRFGHIVPFHAPFATDPEQGPGASKRRWRDGSLEMDLPMMQLKELFNVNHFIVSQTNPHISPLLRMKEIVRAYGGRFAGKLARLAEMEVKYRCNQVLEIGLPLGGLAKLFAQDWEGDVTMVMPATVAQYLKIIQNPTYPELQMAANQGRRCTWEKISAIRANCAIELALDESIAALNHKRRLIRSIERAAASSQGYTDNVRVKTPRRVPSWSCISRENSSGSLSEDHFAAAISSNHQGTIRVDGAPSTSHHVRQMSHDGSESESETIDLNSWTRSGGPLMRTSSADQFINFIQNLEIESEFDGVHTIEGGNAGIFTGPTFPRDPYPTNISRATTPDGPDRCTEVSETESCNNSNTSIAVSEGDLLQPGRTTNGILLNFVRREDLIARHNGDADVAESSLPEAYVDRTHSESGDAISAASNSSEDNKDVADLDNPLVSHSDFVTPPQPSVDDNEGARLDIE